GCAGCTTCTGTCAAAAGGACTGCATCTTTTTTCATACTATCTAACATTGTCAACATATTACTAAGTGAGTTGGCTAGTTCTGCGATTTCATCATTAGAATTTGATTCTACTTTCACAGAAAAGTCACCTTCCTTTTCTACTCTACGAATTCCTAAAAGTAGGGCGGATAAAGGTTGTGTGATAGAATAGGAAGTCATATATCCGAGGAAGACTGATAATAGAATTGCGATAGCCGATATACCAATTACATAAGAACTTGCTTTCTGGGAGTCATTGTATGCATCTTGGTTTGCTGTGGCGGATAATTCTGTTTCGTAAACAATTAAGTCTTTGACAGCTTTTAAATATTGCTGTTGTACAATCCAGAATTGCCCGAGTGTTTCATTTGCGCCTTTATAATTACCTGATTCAATTTGGGCTAAGTATTTATCTTGGATTGGGGTGAATTTTAATCGAGCATCGGCTAATTCTAGTATGCCGGATCTTTCTTTTTCTGTATTTGCATTTTCCTTAAGAAACTGAATGTCTTGCATATTGCCTGAACGATTCTGGAGAATTCTATCTTTTGCAATTAGAGCTTCTTCTTTTGATTCTTTAACTGTAGCATTCAATAGTAAAATTGTATTTTCATTGACGCGGTCGATTATGTTATTACTACGAACTACTTTTGGTGAATAGACTTTTGTAATTTTTTCTAAGCTACCACCTAAATGACTCATCAAATAAAACACTATTGTACTAAGCAGGACAAGAAAAAATGTTACTAATCCGTAGCCCAGCCTAAGTTTTGTTGAAATTTTTTGATCTTTTAACATTTTAAACCCTCTTGTTTGGTTCTTTTTTCTATATATTTCTAAAAACATTACAATAATTATGTACTGACTGGAAGTAAATAAATTATCCAAGATGATGATAAATGTCATATTTAATTTTAAAAAATTAATTCGAATTCTGAATTGATAAGAACATTTATTCACAAAAAAACTAATGATACGATAGCCGGCGCCCAAATTGAGATTTAGATTGGAAGATTTTTGATAGGAATCTTTTTTCTGCGTATTGTTAGTAAAAATTTCAATCGGCAAATCGAGAGTAAACCCCTTTTGGAAAATCCTTTATTTCGGATTTGGTTATTCTTTTTCTTGTAGGATTTATGATTTTTCCGGTTCGTAAGTAAATCTTTATTATTAGGTATTAATCTGAATACGGAAATCGTTTCCGAATTTACGGAAAATACTTACTGAAAATGATTTTTAGTGGAAATACTTTATTTTTAGCCATACTGACTTCTTCGGTATTGAAAAATTGTCGTATAGCGGGAATTTTTACGCGATAGGTAGACCTTTGCCCACAAGTCCAAATGCGGGGACTGAGGAATTCCGACAGCCCCCAAGTAGTAGGAGACTTTTTCTGCGAAATCTACAAAGTCAGCAATGAGTAGGTAAACCAAGAACGCAGAGATCGATAATCCAAAACTAACCCGGTATAACTTTAACTCTGCCCAGTCGTCCAAATTCGGGCGAAAAGCGACTTTGATGAGATTTTGGTTTTTCTCTTGGTATTTGGTAGTATGATTTTGATAGGAAGGAATCATACCGTTTGCGATATGGATTTTGTATTTGAGGAGCAGATAAGCGACGTAAGCACGGACACCTTGGTGGCGGCGAATTTTTTCTCGAAATTTCTGGTAATACTTTTCGGGTATTAAAAGAGTTGAGCGGATTTCGATAAAAGGATTTTTATCTCGCGGATAACGTGTGGTATTTGTAGATATACTTACGCCATTTATGTATTTTCCGGCGTCAATACCCCAAAAATTTTCTTCAATAAATGTATCAAGTTCAGCTTTAAGATATTCGTTGTAGTCCATAAAAAGTATTCTCCTATCTAATACTAGGTTCAAAAACTTCTTACAAGTGCGGATTTTTAGGATTTTTTTTCGTTATTTAGACAAAAAAAGACAATGTAATAGACAGAGATTTTTGATCGAGACTAGGCAACATTATAAATTTCGGTATAAACTAATGAATTGGGATCGTTTCCAAAATTGAGAGGTTAAAAAAAGTAAGACAAAATAGTAACTGATGTTACTCAAAAAGGCAAAATTATGAAATTTAAAGCCAAAATAAGAATATTAGAAATTGCTAATGAATTAATAAATACAATAGCCTGCGGTATAGCTCGGATGAAGGAGAGCACAGCGATGGGAGGAAAACCCACCGTTAGGTGTAAACTTCTAGTGGACGCTGGGTTCACCATAACTCAATCATTTCTTTTGTTAAGAAATGATAATGTAAGGTGAAATAATACCATATGTTACACAAAATGGAAAATTATGAAAATTAAAATGGGGTATTAAATCGATTTTAAAACTTTTTTGAATAATTCATTTAAAACCAAATCAATTTTTTCTTCACGAAGAATTTTCAGGGTAACAAATATGGTCGAAATAAGTACATTTGAATCACCAGGAGTTGCGGCAATTCCTTGTATTACTCTACCGTTTACTTCTAGACTTGGGACAACAAAAATAGCATGAGAAAAAATTCGTCCAAAATCACCTCTTTCTCGACCGGAAGAAAAAATCATATTCGTGGAAATTTGCGAAGTTAGGGACAAAAGTGGGTCATTATTTATAACTTCTAGAATATCTTCCTTTTTAATTGCATTTTCTAATTCGATTCGAAAACGGGTTATATGCATATAGGGAGAGTTTACAGTCATTGCACTGGAAGTAATAGGATAATTCTTATTAACCGTAGAATAGAGTTCATTTAAAAGACGAGCATGATGGGTCCCATGGACACCTTCAGGAATTTGAAATAAAGGTCCAGTAATATGAGGATCGTTTTTTGCCATGTCGGCGTCTCTGCGGATAATCACAAAATCCGCATTTGAAATTTGAGCAGATATAGAATGAAATACTCTTAGAATTCCGGCTAAAGTATGAGTATTACAAGTGCTAATATGAAAAAAAATATTTTGGTTAGATTCTAAAATATTTGTATTCTCTGGGAATAATAGCTGTTTGCCGAATTTGTGTTCACTACCCTGTGCAATAAAAGCTTTACATTTTGGATAATTGATTTCAGTATATTCAGAAATTCTATTTTCGGCAACTCCGGGAGGAGAACAGTCTAGGACAATTTCACAAGATTTTCGAATTGTATTTGCTGATTCTAAATTAATAGAAGGGAAAAATTTTTCCCAAATGTCTTTGGATGGTTTTAGGTATATACTCTCCAGCGATAGGACAAGTCGGGCTCCTAGTTTACATAGGTGTTCAAGGTGATAGATATTTTCCGAATTGATTTTATAGGGTTCAATGGCAATTATATAGTTAGGAAGGAGTTTCTGTAAGGATAGAAATAAACCAGCCAAGGGCCAACCAATTACACCCACTCCTCGAATATAGATGATCCTCTCTATCATATCTCCATATTGGGAAAGACTTGCGCTCTGACAATCTGAAATAAAATAGTATGAATGCAGGGGAAATGGTACATAACTCTACTATGCCATTTTGAATCATGCAGGCTTAATTCGGATAACAATCGGAATTAGCATTACGAATATTATTTCAAAATTTACAATTGAATCTGATTTAAGGAATAGGAATAAAATGAAATTGAATTTTAAAAAAATATCCATAGTATTTTTATTGGTCTCATTAGTTGCTGTAGCGAGATATTATAATATACAAGAATATCTTTCTTTTGAATCTCTAAAAAACAATAGAGATTTGTTAAATAGCTATTATGCGCAAAACCAAGGTTTATTCATTGTCGTTTATATTTTGATTTATATACTATCTGTTGCAGTTGCAATTCCTGGAGCGGCAATATTAACATTAGCCGGAGGTGCTTTGTTTGGAGTTCTGACTGGAACATTAGTAGTTTCGTTTGCAAGCACAATAGGGGCAAGTTTGAGTTTTTTAATTTCCCGTTATTTATTTAGGGATACATTACGGGAAAAATTTTCTGACAAATTAAAAGCAATTGATAAAGGAATTCGACAAGACGGTGCATTTTATTTATTTACTCTTCGAATGATTCCAATTTTCCCTTTTTTCCTAATTAATGTACTTATGGGTTTGACTGATATTTCACTTTGGGTATTTTTCTTTGTCAGTCAAGTTGGAATGTTAATTGGGACTATCGTATATGTAAATGCCGGTACGCAGTTAGCGTCTATTAGCTCCTTAAAAGACATTCTTTCTCCAAATTTACTTCTCTCTTTTGTTGCTCTTGGAATTTTACCACTTTTCGCAAAATCAATTATAAACTATTTACAAAATCAAAAAATTTATAAAAATTATAAAAAACCAAAATCGTTTGATTATAATTTAATTGTAATTGGTGCAGGCGCCGCAGGACTCGTTGCCTCCTATATTGCGGCTACCGTAAAAGCAAAAGTCGCATTAATAGAAAAACACAAAATGGGTGGTGACTGTCTGAATTATGGATGCGTACCTTCTAAGGCACTCATAGCTGTTGCAAAAAAAGTAAACACAAGTAAAAAAATAGCTGAATACGGATTAAAAACCGCAAAGTTCGAATTTGATTTTGCTAACATCATGGAAAGAGTGGCAAAAGTCGTAAAAAAAATAGAACCAAATGATTCTGTTGAACGTTATACGAAATTAGGTGTAGATTGTTTTTCTGGAGATGCGAAGATAATCAGTCCATACATAGTCTCAGTGAACGGAAAAGAATTTACCACAAAGTCAATTGTAATAGCGTCCGGAGCTGAACCTTTTGTTCCAAATATTCCGGGATTGAATGAAATTTCCTATCTTACTTCAGATACTCTATGGAATTTAAAAAAACTTCCAAAAAAACTTTTAGTATTAGGTGGGGGACCAATAGGATGTGAATTATCTCAGGCTTTTTCGCGACTTGGTAGTGATGTAACGATTGTCGAAATGGGTGAACGAATTATACCCAAAGAAGATTTCGATGTATCAGCTTTTATGAAAGAAGTTTTCGAGAAAGAAGACATAAAAATTCTAACTTCCCATAAGGCAGTTCAGTTTAAAAAAGGCAAAACAAACAAAGTCGTATGTGAGGCTAATGGCAAACAAGTTGAAGTAGAATTTGATGAAATAATACTTGCTATTGGTAGAAAAGCAAGAACGAAAGGATTTGGAATGGAGGAATTGGGGATTCGGTTAAATCCAAATGGAACAATTGAAACAGACGAATTTTTACGAACAAATTTTCCTAATATTTTTGTTTGTGGGGATGCCGCAGGGCCTTATCAATTTACGCATACAGCCTCCCACCAAGCCTGGTATGCTTCCGTAAATTCACTGTTTGGAATTTTTAAAAAATTTAAAGCGGATTATAGCGTTATACCGTGGGTTACTTTTACAGATCCAGAAGTATCGCATGTCGGTTTAAGTGAGATGGACGCAAAAGAAAAGGGAATCGAAGTAGAAATAAGCCAATATGATATTGGAGAATTGGATCGTGCGATTGCAGATGGGGAAGCTCATGGTTTTATTAAGGTGTTAACGCAAAAAGGTTCTGATAAAATATTAGGAGTTACGATAGTAGCTGCACACGCAGGAGAATTACTCGCAGAATATGTGCTTGCAATGAAACATGGTTTAGGTTTAAATAAAATATTAGGAACTATTCATTCCTATCCAACTATGTCTGAGGCAAATAAATATGTAGCTGGTAATTGGAAAAAAGCAAACAAACCAGAAAAATTACTAACATATGTAGAAAAATTTCATACATGGAGAAGAAAATGAATCTAACAAAATCAATTTTATTTATAATGCTAATGGCAACACCTGTATTTGGGTTTGATCATTCTCATAAAACATTTGATTCCATTTTAAAGAAATATGTTTCCAATGGGCGCGTAGATTATAAATCTTTAAAGAGTGATTCCAGTCTAAAGATTTACTTAGATTCTGCATCTTCTGTTACAAAAGCGGAATACAATAGTTATTCTAAAGAACAAAAATTAAGTTTTCTAATAAATGCATACAATGCCTTTACAATTCAGTTGATTTTGGATAATTATCCAATTAAAAGTATACGGAAAATTGGTATATTACCATTAGCCGCATGGAAAAAAGATTTTTTTAAATTATTAGGGGAAGAAAGAAGTCTTGGATGGATTGAACATGAAAAGTTGAGAAAGGACTTTGATGAACCTCGGATTCATTTTGCTATAGTATGTGCATCTATCGGTTGTCCACCGTTGATTAATGAAGCATATGTCCCAGAGAAACTAGAAATTCAATTGCAAACTGTGATGACTCAGTTTGTGAATGATAATACAAAAAACCGATACGATTTAGAATCAAATACTTTATACATTTCTCCAATCTTTGATTGGTTTCAGGAAGATTTTTCTAAAAAAGGAAGTTTAGTTGATTTTATTCAAGTCTCTATGAAGAGTAAAATAGGCATTGACCCCAAAATTAAATATACAAATTATGATTGGAATTTAAATGAGAAATAGAAAAAATTCTATTCATAGTTGTTTTTATTAAGGAAGGTAATAAATTCGTATGCCGATTCGCGATTTGATTCATAAACTGAAATTATCCAATTTTAGCGCAAAACCGGTAATTCTATGCGTAGATGATGAATTGATAATTCTTTCTTCTTTAGGACAACAACTCAAAAAAAAATACGGAAATAGTTTTACTGTGGAAGCTGTTGATTCTGCGGAATCCGCAATCGAAATTGTTCGAAAATGCAATTTGGAAAACATTGATGTTCCTGTTGTAATTTGTGATAGATTAATGCCTGATATGAGTGGGGACGACTTGCTCATTCAAATTCACAAAACAAATCCTGAAACAAAAAAAATTCTATTAACCGGCCAAGCTTCGACAATTAGTCTTACAAATGCGGTTAATAATGCTAACCTATATCGTTATATTAATAAACCATGGAGCAACCAAGAACTATTATCCTCTGTAGATGAAGCATTAGACTCTTACTATAATGATAAATTTTTAGAAGTAAAAACTTTAGAACTTGAAAAAAGTCTTTTATTTGAAGAGATAAAATATAAAAACTTAGTAGAACAAATGTCAGGTGCAATTTATATTATGACTACTGACAAAAATAGGGAGTTTTTATTTCATAGTCCACAAATTTTAAAAATTACACATTATAATAAGGAAGAATTCACTTATCAACTGTGGATGAGTCGGATTCATACGGAAGATATTCAATTCATTGTTAATAAATTTGATTTTCCCCCTACGGATAAAAAAAGTTTTTTAATAGAATATAGATTCTATCGAAAGGACGGGGCATTAATTTGGATCGAAGAAGATATTACAATTATATATAAAGATAAACTTCCATTTTTATTTCAAGGAATCCGTTCAGATATTACAAATCGCAAAATTGCAGAAGACAAATTAAGAGTATACGCAGACGAAATAGAAAAAGTGAACCAAAAACTCCTAAAAGCATTTGACCAAGCGGAACAAGCGAATAAGTCGAAGTCTGAATTTCTTGCTAATATTACGCATGAATTTAACACCCCGTTGAATTCTATTTTAGGATATTGTCAGTTGTTGGAGATGGAGCAAATTGGAAAATTAAACGAAAAACAAAGTAAATTTATTTCCTATATATATGAGAGCGGTAATCACTTATTAGCCTTAGTAAATACTATATTAGATTTTTCTAAAATAGAAGCTGGGCGAGTTTTAATCGAAAAAGTGGACTTTGATTTAAAACTACTAGTTCAAGAAGTAATTAATTCACAAGAGGCAATTGCAAATGAGAGATTGATTACAATCGAATTTGAATTAGTCGAATCTGATACCTATCCAATTTATGCTGATTATACCAGAATGAAACAAGTATTGATTAATTTAATTAGCAATGCTTTAAAGTTTACTCCACACGGAAAAAAAATTGGCTTTAAAATATATAAACACGATGAAAATACGATTTTAAAATGTTGGGATACGGGAATTGGAATTGCAAAATCAGAATTGGGTCGAGTGTTTGAGCCATTTGAACAAATCAGAAACCAATTTACCGACAAAACAAAAGGTACAGGTCTCGGACTATCAATAGTAAAAAGTATTTTGGATTTGCACGGATTTTTTTTGGAACTAGAAAGTGAAGAACTGCGAGGAAGTACTTTTACCATCAAAATCCCAAACAAAAAAAACATTTCATAAAATTTGGACTTTTAACTTTATTCCCAAAATCTGAATTCAATCCAATTTAACCAAATAAATCATTTTGTTTATTTTCTAATTTTGCGATATATTCTAAGTATTCGCTCATTTTGAATTTCTTTTTGGTAGAATCAGAAGACATATATCTTAAATTTCCGTGCACATTTCGTTCAGGAAACCAAGGTCT
This sequence is a window from Leptospiraceae bacterium. Protein-coding genes within it:
- the lpdA gene encoding dihydrolipoyl dehydrogenase → MKLNFKKISIVFLLVSLVAVARYYNIQEYLSFESLKNNRDLLNSYYAQNQGLFIVVYILIYILSVAVAIPGAAILTLAGGALFGVLTGTLVVSFASTIGASLSFLISRYLFRDTLREKFSDKLKAIDKGIRQDGAFYLFTLRMIPIFPFFLINVLMGLTDISLWVFFFVSQVGMLIGTIVYVNAGTQLASISSLKDILSPNLLLSFVALGILPLFAKSIINYLQNQKIYKNYKKPKSFDYNLIVIGAGAAGLVASYIAATVKAKVALIEKHKMGGDCLNYGCVPSKALIAVAKKVNTSKKIAEYGLKTAKFEFDFANIMERVAKVVKKIEPNDSVERYTKLGVDCFSGDAKIISPYIVSVNGKEFTTKSIVIASGAEPFVPNIPGLNEISYLTSDTLWNLKKLPKKLLVLGGGPIGCELSQAFSRLGSDVTIVEMGERIIPKEDFDVSAFMKEVFEKEDIKILTSHKAVQFKKGKTNKVVCEANGKQVEVEFDEIILAIGRKARTKGFGMEELGIRLNPNGTIETDEFLRTNFPNIFVCGDAAGPYQFTHTASHQAWYASVNSLFGIFKKFKADYSVIPWVTFTDPEVSHVGLSEMDAKEKGIEVEISQYDIGELDRAIADGEAHGFIKVLTQKGSDKILGVTIVAAHAGELLAEYVLAMKHGLGLNKILGTIHSYPTMSEANKYVAGNWKKANKPEKLLTYVEKFHTWRRK
- a CDS encoding DUF547 domain-containing protein — protein: MNLTKSILFIMLMATPVFGFDHSHKTFDSILKKYVSNGRVDYKSLKSDSSLKIYLDSASSVTKAEYNSYSKEQKLSFLINAYNAFTIQLILDNYPIKSIRKIGILPLAAWKKDFFKLLGEERSLGWIEHEKLRKDFDEPRIHFAIVCASIGCPPLINEAYVPEKLEIQLQTVMTQFVNDNTKNRYDLESNTLYISPIFDWFQEDFSKKGSLVDFIQVSMKSKIGIDPKIKYTNYDWNLNEK
- a CDS encoding response regulator, which gives rise to MPIRDLIHKLKLSNFSAKPVILCVDDELIILSSLGQQLKKKYGNSFTVEAVDSAESAIEIVRKCNLENIDVPVVICDRLMPDMSGDDLLIQIHKTNPETKKILLTGQASTISLTNAVNNANLYRYINKPWSNQELLSSVDEALDSYYNDKFLEVKTLELEKSLLFEEIKYKNLVEQMSGAIYIMTTDKNREFLFHSPQILKITHYNKEEFTYQLWMSRIHTEDIQFIVNKFDFPPTDKKSFLIEYRFYRKDGALIWIEEDITIIYKDKLPFLFQGIRSDITNRKIAEDKLRVYADEIEKVNQKLLKAFDQAEQANKSKSEFLANITHEFNTPLNSILGYCQLLEMEQIGKLNEKQSKFISYIYESGNHLLALVNTILDFSKIEAGRVLIEKVDFDLKLLVQEVINSQEAIANERLITIEFELVESDTYPIYADYTRMKQVLINLISNALKFTPHGKKIGFKIYKHDENTILKCWDTGIGIAKSELGRVFEPFEQIRNQFTDKTKGTGLGLSIVKSILDLHGFFLELESEELRGSTFTIKIPNKKNIS
- a CDS encoding DUF1564 family protein — encoded protein: MDYNEYLKAELDTFIEENFWGIDAGKYINGVSISTNTTRYPRDKNPFIEIRSTLLIPEKYYQKFREKIRRHQGVRAYVAYLLLKYKIHIANGMIPSYQNHTTKYQEKNQNLIKVAFRPNLDDWAELKLYRVSFGLSISAFLVYLLIADFVDFAEKVSYYLGAVGIPQSPHLDLWAKVYLSRKNSRYTTIFQYRRSQYG